The Nostoc sp. KVJ3 sequence AGACGATGTTATTTTTAATGTCTTTGTGCTTGTTAGTTTATAATCTTGGACAAAGGGAACTGAGAAATAGCTTAAAAAGAATCAAAATCGGAATCAAAAATCAACTAGGTAAGTTAACGATTTCTCCGACATTAAGATGGGTGTTTCAATGTTTTCAAGGAATTCATCTTTTGACTTTAAATGGTGTTAACCAAATTGTTAATTTAACATTAGAACGTAATTTTATTTTGAATTGCCTGCCATCATCTTGTCTAAAATATTATCTGCTTTCTTAAAGTGAACAACTTTTGGAAAATGAAGAAAAATTTATCAACATCGAAGAAACAGTAATTGCTCTTCAAATTTTTAGTGCTTACATAACCATCAAATACATTGTGTTTGATGATTTATTTTCATGCTGTAGATTCGTTCAGCACTACGAATCTTAATCATCCTGATTTTTTTGCTTTTCTCTTGACGTAATCTCTTTGTACTTCAAGTTGAAGTGCGGAATGTGGGCTTGGAACTAAAAGTTGTGCAACCATCTCTGCACGAGACGAAACTTGAAGCTTACGAAACATTCGCTTTAAGGCTTGCTTTACAGAATTTTCAGTGATCCAAAGTTGATGACCAATTTCTGCGTTAGTTTTCCCTAAAGCAACCAATTCTGCAATCTGCAACTCACGAGACGTTAAGCGAGCAGTTTTAAAAGGTTGGTGTTGCGACTTTCCTTGGTAAATTTCTTGTGAACCAACTGTTGTAGCCCAAACAGATAAGTGCAGGCAAATGGCGCTCAAATCGGTTAGATTTTGTGTATCAAAGGCAGGCATTGACTTTTCACGGGTGCAACCCACTACGCCAACTAATTGATTGCGATTAATGATTGGCCCCGCCATCACATGCCAATGATCGGGGCGGGGACAGATAATTTTCCAAGCCTTTGGTGATGTCACTAATGCTTCATGGACAGGTGCATGGCGCTCCACCAGATAACGTGCTATGGGATTGTGTTCAATGGACAATGCAATTCTCAGAATTGCCACGCTTGCGCTGTGGTTCATTGCCATCCGCGCAGCCCTTATCCACTTTGGTAGGTAGATACTTAAAACAGAGCCAAGGCTCGTCTGAAGAAAAACTAATTTTAATTTGAGAAATTAGTCGCTATCTAGTGGTATCTAGCAGTTCCTCTAAGTATCAAAGTCTGATATGACTGTAATTGTTCAAACAGGGGAGTACGGATAAATCCTGATGTCTTTTGAGTAGTCAAAATGGCTTCGGTAAGGAGGGAAGTTTCTTTTTTGCCGATAGCTAGATTGATAATTGGTAGGAGGAAGCTCAGTTTGACTATATTTCCTCCAATGTCAGGGTTTGGTGGTTTGCTAATAATTACCGTCAGTAGTGTCCCAATATCAGTATCTAATGTCTGAATTTGGTCGCCACTAAAATGCTGCTTGATGTTTTGTGTTCTGTAATCAAGCTGTGAAACTCCATTGAGAATTGAATAGTTTATGTGAGTGTCTTTGCCCTCAAGCTCAAACTCATTTGGTCGTTGCACAACAATTGCTTGTGCTGGTTTTGTGGATTTGGGCATCAAAAAAGAAACTAATGATGTCGTGCTTGCGCCAGTCACCAAGGTAAGAGCAGTTTTGAGAATTTGACGGCGGGGAGAATTTTGGGGGATATCTTTGAGGTTAGAGTTAAGGTTCATATTTGAGAAATACTAGAAGTAAAATTCTGTTTATTGTTTTTACCGACTCAACTGTGTGTAATTAAGTCAGTTAGGTTTTTGACCGAGAAGATTGGAGATTGAAGATTGAATGTTTTTGGTACAAGCCCAGCAGGAAAGTGGGCGGAATAAATCTAAAAGACGCTACGCACAGTCGCTTTCCGCGTCGCTATCGTCAATCTCAAATCAGAGAAGCTGCATCTCTTGTAGGTGCAGTCAATCTCAAATCTAAAAGACGCTACGCACAGTCGCTTTCCGCATCGCTATCGGCAATCTACAATTGTTTGACTTATTCCGAATTCCAATAGATTAGTTCATTAATTAAGAGTTCTTTTTTTTTAAAGATTTTATTTACACTTATGTCAATGTTGTGTGATAAATATGTCAAAACTGTATAGTTTGACAAATTGATGCTTTTGGGTTTGTGAGGGAGTTGGATTGGCTCAGTGCCTAATTAGTAGCCGTACATTGTTAATTTTCATGTGTCGCTAGAAATTTATTTCTTTTCACCCTTTAGCAATCAGAGATTGTAATGCTACATTTCCTTTACTTACAATCCTCCAGGTTAATTTATGAACAAAGGTGAATTAGTAGATGCTGTAGCAGCAAAGACCAACATCACAAAAAAGCAAGCCGATGAAGTCATTAGTGCTTTTTTGTCAGTAGTTACCGAAGCTGTAGCCAATGGTGAAAAGGTAACGCTCATAGGGTTTGGGTCATTCGAGCGACGCGAACGCTCA is a genomic window containing:
- a CDS encoding LuxR C-terminal-related transcriptional regulator; amino-acid sequence: MAMNHSASVAILRIALSIEHNPIARYLVERHAPVHEALVTSPKAWKIICPRPDHWHVMAGPIINRNQLVGVVGCTREKSMPAFDTQNLTDLSAICLHLSVWATTVGSQEIYQGKSQHQPFKTARLTSRELQIAELVALGKTNAEIGHQLWITENSVKQALKRMFRKLQVSSRAEMVAQLLVPSPHSALQLEVQRDYVKRKAKKSG
- a CDS encoding HU family DNA-binding protein; its protein translation is MNKGELVDAVAAKTNITKKQADEVISAFLSVVTEAVANGEKVTLIGFGSFERRERSEREGRNPKTNEPMTIPATKVPAFSAGKLFKEKVAP